Proteins from a genomic interval of Tenacibaculum sp. SZ-18:
- a CDS encoding AAA family ATPase, which produces MKRYIITGAPSTGKTTLINRLQKNDHTVFEEVSRKIIISEQKKNSNKTPWEDVFGFTNLVYQQTIKELSTPIFKHAFVDRGLADNIAYLLLKKQPVSDDFLDFNYHKFYHKTVLFCPLWKEIYTQDEQRLQTFGEAKELEQLLLKTYISLGFKILEIPKTTVEKRVEFINTLLN; this is translated from the coding sequence ATGAAAAGATACATTATTACAGGAGCACCAAGCACTGGTAAGACGACACTTATTAATAGGTTACAGAAAAACGATCACACTGTTTTTGAGGAAGTATCTCGAAAAATTATAATTTCTGAACAGAAAAAAAACAGTAATAAAACTCCTTGGGAAGATGTTTTTGGTTTTACAAATCTTGTTTACCAACAAACTATTAAAGAATTGAGTACACCTATTTTTAAACATGCTTTTGTAGATCGAGGTTTGGCTGATAACATTGCCTATTTATTATTAAAAAAACAACCTGTTTCTGATGACTTTTTAGATTTTAATTATCACAAATTTTATCATAAAACAGTCTTATTCTGTCCACTTTGGAAGGAAATATATACTCAAGACGAACAAAGATTACAGACTTTTGGAGAAGCAAAAGAATTAGAACAGTTATTGTTAAAAACTTACATTAGTTTAGGATTTAAAATTTTAGAAATACCAAAAACAACAGTTGAAAAACGTGTAGAATTTATTAACACTTTGTTAAATTAA
- a CDS encoding (2Fe-2S) ferredoxin domain-containing protein, with the protein MGKDVSKATTTFLFCDGGSCKKAKSEMAVREARAHLRNGGLWDKTHSIRTRCNGRCEDAPTWIVQPGNYWYKNVTPEKAVEIIDTHINENKHIDSYLLYKDGDEVMDSENERTVKPIVFKEKDDKDYGNALVARSPASDQFLYPLFKKLFETPSNIQVNFPNENQKIITQSHQVTYTDDFDIVVEGPETYLILAIGPITKVMENDVTQEIKDRKVGVAEVIWKQEDTDYIAHIRLKNRKGKFLVSLGIPKNNNTLWEYILSIYLSMDSKKPKIVLPVEQ; encoded by the coding sequence ATGGGTAAAGATGTATCAAAAGCTACAACTACTTTCTTATTTTGTGATGGTGGTTCGTGTAAAAAAGCGAAAAGTGAAATGGCTGTTCGTGAAGCCAGAGCACATCTAAGAAATGGAGGACTTTGGGATAAAACTCACAGTATTAGAACTCGATGTAATGGTCGTTGTGAAGACGCTCCAACTTGGATCGTACAACCTGGAAATTACTGGTATAAAAACGTAACTCCAGAAAAAGCTGTTGAAATTATCGATACTCATATCAATGAAAATAAACATATCGATTCATATCTTTTGTATAAAGATGGAGATGAAGTAATGGATTCAGAAAATGAAAGAACTGTCAAACCAATTGTTTTTAAGGAGAAAGATGATAAAGATTATGGAAATGCATTAGTAGCTCGTTCTCCCGCTTCAGATCAATTTCTATACCCACTATTTAAAAAACTTTTTGAAACACCATCTAATATTCAAGTAAATTTTCCAAATGAAAATCAGAAAATAATCACACAATCGCATCAGGTTACTTATACCGACGATTTTGATATTGTTGTAGAAGGACCAGAAACATATTTAATATTAGCCATTGGTCCGATTACTAAAGTAATGGAAAATGATGTTACTCAAGAAATTAAAGATAGAAAAGTTGGTGTTGCAGAAGTTATCTGGAAGCAAGAAGACACTGATTACATTGCTCATATTCGTTTAAAGAATAGGAAAGGAAAATTTTTAGTATCATTGGGAATTCCAAAAAATAATAATACACTTTGGGAATATATTCTTAGTATTTACCTAAGTATGGATAGTAAAAAACCTAAAATAGTTTTACCTGTTGAACAATAA
- a CDS encoding NAD(P)-binding domain-containing protein produces MNNKQISILGCGWLGLPLAEYLMDRDYRVKGSTTSHSKEETLKERNIIPFVFKLGESYEKTLVTEFFSDSEVVIINFPPKRIPNIFNVYQEQIKEILPYIKPEQKVIFVSSTSVYQNTNDWVTETIENKPEKESGKAVLAVEQLLQAHVRNNLTILRLAGLIGYDRVPGRFLAKKKEVANGKAPINVIHQDDCIGLINAIISENAWGTIINGCADEHPLRETFYTLAAEKEGLIPPEFKAFDRIEFKKISNTKSKMLLKYNYKYPDPLILVS; encoded by the coding sequence TTGAACAATAAACAAATTAGCATATTAGGATGTGGATGGCTTGGTTTGCCTCTAGCTGAATATTTAATGGATAGAGATTATAGAGTAAAAGGCTCAACAACATCACATTCAAAAGAAGAAACACTTAAGGAACGTAATATTATTCCTTTCGTGTTTAAGTTAGGTGAATCCTATGAGAAAACTTTAGTGACTGAATTCTTTTCAGACAGTGAAGTAGTTATCATCAATTTTCCCCCTAAACGTATTCCTAATATTTTCAATGTGTACCAAGAACAAATAAAAGAAATATTACCATATATAAAACCAGAACAAAAAGTAATTTTTGTTAGTTCTACTTCTGTATACCAAAACACAAACGATTGGGTTACTGAAACCATAGAAAACAAACCTGAAAAAGAATCAGGGAAAGCAGTTTTAGCTGTTGAACAACTTTTACAAGCACATGTGAGAAATAATCTTACCATTCTTCGTTTAGCTGGATTGATTGGTTATGATAGAGTCCCAGGACGTTTTTTAGCAAAGAAAAAAGAAGTTGCAAATGGTAAAGCTCCGATCAATGTAATCCATCAAGATGATTGTATCGGATTAATCAATGCTATTATTTCTGAAAATGCTTGGGGAACTATAATTAATGGTTGTGCTGATGAGCATCCGTTACGAGAAACTTTTTATACTTTGGCTGCTGAAAAAGAGGGATTAATTCCTCCTGAATTTAAAGCTTTTGACCGTATTGAGTTTAAAAAGATATCAAACACGAAAAGTAAAATGTTACTAAAGTATAACTATAAATATCCAGATCCTTTAATTCTTGTTTCGTAA
- the cobA gene encoding uroporphyrinogen-III C-methyltransferase, with amino-acid sequence MQKITIIGAGPGDPELLTVKAYKLIKNADVILHDNLVSSNILDLNIAAEKIYVGRKFGDQSDQISRQDRINQLLHEYYLKGKKVIRLKSGDPYIYGRAAEEARYLVKHELPFEVVPGITASIAAANTLNIPITERNHSNAMLICTAHTADYSFEQLNGIAHMLKAGNTISIYMGLKSLHRIIPKLLEVCKDETIPVNAISNVSRENQQIITGTLANIESKIADSAIPMPVVFIIGATPIH; translated from the coding sequence ATGCAGAAGATAACTATTATAGGTGCAGGTCCTGGAGACCCAGAATTACTAACAGTAAAAGCTTATAAACTGATTAAAAATGCTGATGTTATTTTACATGACAACTTAGTTTCTTCAAATATTTTAGATTTAAATATTGCTGCTGAGAAAATATATGTAGGTCGAAAATTTGGAGATCAATCAGATCAAATTAGTAGACAAGATCGTATTAATCAATTGTTACACGAATATTATTTAAAGGGCAAAAAAGTAATACGATTAAAATCAGGCGATCCTTATATTTATGGGAGAGCTGCTGAAGAAGCTCGATACTTAGTAAAACATGAATTACCGTTTGAAGTAGTTCCTGGAATTACCGCTTCAATTGCAGCTGCAAACACATTAAATATCCCTATAACAGAACGAAATCATTCAAATGCAATGCTCATTTGTACTGCTCATACTGCTGATTATTCTTTTGAACAACTCAACGGAATTGCACATATGCTAAAAGCAGGAAATACGATTTCTATTTATATGGGATTAAAAAGTTTACATAGAATTATTCCAAAACTTTTAGAAGTTTGTAAAGATGAGACGATTCCAGTAAACGCTATTTCAAACGTATCAAGAGAAAATCAACAAATTATTACAGGTACTTTGGCTAATATAGAAAGCAAAATAGCCGATAGTGCTATTCCAATGCCTGTAGTTTTTATTATTGGAGCTACTCCAATCCATTAA
- a CDS encoding sirohydrochlorin chelatase, whose product MKEGILLCGHGSRRAAAVTSFKRLVTVLKERYEDKYEVDYGFLEFNHPTYEAAVERMYLNGVRKIYALPVILFAGSHAKNDIPFELNTLQTYHDDLTISMAKHIGVSSFLLDLAVKRITETEAKLTPLDRKETCLIVVGRGTTDPDANSDVAKLMNMLWEGLGFGFATVGYSGTAYPNVKESLELVNKLGFKRTIIIPFFFFTGVLLERIYGAVAAMHEKSEHEYIYTDPFGTDELILKAFDERLDEAKNGMANMNCQMCKYRKQVVGFEEYLGQEQMGHHLNVKGVLFEEDEKPGETKGGISNTIKKILGI is encoded by the coding sequence ATGAAAGAAGGAATTTTATTATGCGGGCATGGTTCTAGACGAGCGGCTGCTGTTACATCGTTTAAAAGATTAGTTACCGTTTTAAAAGAACGTTATGAAGACAAATACGAAGTTGATTATGGTTTCTTAGAGTTTAACCACCCAACTTATGAAGCAGCTGTTGAACGAATGTATTTAAATGGAGTTCGAAAAATATATGCTTTACCTGTAATTTTGTTTGCTGGATCGCATGCTAAAAATGATATTCCTTTTGAATTAAACACCTTACAAACTTACCACGATGACCTAACTATTTCAATGGCAAAACATATTGGTGTGAGCTCTTTTTTATTGGATTTAGCCGTGAAACGAATCACAGAAACTGAAGCAAAACTTACTCCTTTAGATAGAAAAGAAACATGTTTAATTGTGGTAGGTAGAGGCACAACAGATCCTGATGCGAATAGTGATGTTGCTAAATTAATGAATATGCTTTGGGAAGGTTTAGGCTTTGGTTTTGCCACTGTTGGTTACAGCGGAACTGCTTATCCGAATGTAAAAGAGAGTTTAGAATTGGTAAATAAATTAGGATTTAAACGTACCATTATCATCCCGTTTTTCTTCTTTACCGGTGTATTATTGGAACGTATTTACGGAGCAGTTGCCGCCATGCATGAAAAGTCTGAACATGAATACATTTATACCGATCCTTTTGGGACTGATGAATTAATTTTAAAAGCTTTTGATGAGCGTTTAGATGAGGCTAAAAATGGTATGGCTAATATGAATTGCCAGATGTGTAAATACCGAAAGCAAGTTGTTGGTTTTGAAGAATATTTAGGTCAAGAGCAAATGGGACACCATTTAAATGTTAAAGGTGTTTTATTTGAAGAAGATGAAAAACCCGGAGAAACGAAAGGAGGTATCAGTAATACAATTAAAAAGATTTTAGGAATTTAA
- the cobN gene encoding cobaltochelatase subunit CobN encodes MHLIATIPGGWNPDDDGVFYIEQKPGDIVFLSAGDTEIHTVNEAYKTLYAEESDTLPSLRMTNLVYLKQELTIDNYVEDVLEKAKVIVCSLLGGISYYKYLVESLVELQEKTNCVLLFIPAHEPDYELMKLSSVPIQTVHHCRQYLQQGGKANAINFLNYIRKNFFNQTVEVVTAEQVEDLFLYTFDNGIVTQEELDLSLAHSQPITILLAYRTHFLANNLEPLEVLSQSLLNQGIQPVVAFANNLRDTDTLFNLEKLMTNSGTRKISAIINTTGFTIKSSDTTDFIFDRLGIPVLQAIFSTTNKTVWEEGMFGLPPTDIAMNVALPEIDGRIIGRAVSFKKEVQKDEITDSTIVKYEAHKPACEFMARLAKNWIKLQEKKNGEKRVAVILPNYPNKDSRLANGVGLDTPASCTVLLNALQEANYNLGEQLPQSGTELMHWITQVTTNDISTTQTRPHAIIYGLSDFKKRFANVSKTLQEKIIEQWGTPDNDPYFTEGGFIVSGFLLGNIFISIQPSRGYNQDPQAIYHSPDLAPTYQYLAYYFWLQDTYQADAVIHLGKHGNLEWLPGKSVSLDPKTCFPAMLFDALPHFYPFIINDPGEGTQAKRRNQAVIIDHLIPPMTRAESYGSLMKLEHLVDEYYEASNLDPKRSKALENEIANLVKETKLNVDLGITSDDVDELLVKLDGYLCELKEAQIRDGLHIFGKAPVDEQLIDLLIALHRMPTYEQKGITQVLAEDLGIEQNILALDYAEKLEIKIGEKKCKTVGQVVEQLEFIAKQQLIQFLDANILSETYPKLNEVLAIIKHKTLVAVHNTTEEITNLLEGLNGAYIPSGPSGAPTRGRVDLLPTGRNFYSVDVRTIPTETAFRLGEKSAKLIIDRYIQEHGDYPETIGISVWGTSTMRTGGDDIAQAFALMGVKPIWKNANRRVSDFEVIPLLKLQRPRVDVTLRISGFFRDAFPDVVNLFNTAVARVAELDESLEENPIRKRFVEESNDWKAKGLVEEEAKQRALYRVFGSKPGAYGAGLQAVIDEKNWETQEDLAKVYINWSGYAYGNSKKGVSAHESFTNRLQAMQIVMHNQDNREHDILDSDDYYQFQGGLANAVATVKGSEAEVYFGDHSRPETPKVKTLKEELLKVYRSRVINPKWIAGVQRHGYKGAFEMAATLDYLFAYDATTNLIDDFMYEGITERYLLDKKNRTFIKDNNPWALKDMSERLLEAIQRGMWQEPSSEIKQQLEDLYLEGEGIVE; translated from the coding sequence ATGCATTTAATAGCAACAATACCTGGAGGTTGGAATCCAGACGATGACGGAGTTTTTTACATTGAACAAAAACCAGGAGATATTGTTTTTTTAAGTGCAGGTGATACCGAAATACATACGGTAAATGAAGCTTATAAAACACTTTATGCCGAAGAAAGTGATACACTGCCAAGTTTACGTATGACCAATTTGGTATATCTAAAACAAGAATTGACTATAGATAATTATGTAGAAGATGTTTTAGAAAAAGCGAAAGTTATTGTTTGCAGTCTCTTAGGAGGAATAAGTTATTATAAATATTTGGTTGAATCGTTAGTTGAACTACAAGAAAAAACCAATTGTGTGTTACTTTTTATTCCCGCTCATGAGCCCGATTACGAATTGATGAAGTTGTCTTCTGTACCAATACAAACGGTGCATCATTGTAGACAATATTTACAACAAGGAGGAAAAGCAAACGCAATTAACTTTTTAAATTATATCCGTAAGAACTTTTTCAATCAAACTGTTGAGGTAGTTACAGCTGAACAAGTAGAGGACTTATTCTTATATACATTTGACAACGGAATTGTCACACAAGAGGAATTAGATTTAAGTTTAGCTCATAGCCAACCAATAACAATTTTATTAGCATATAGAACTCATTTCTTGGCCAATAACTTAGAACCTTTAGAAGTTTTAAGCCAATCTTTATTAAATCAAGGAATACAGCCTGTTGTGGCTTTTGCGAATAATCTGAGAGATACTGATACCTTGTTTAATCTTGAAAAACTAATGACGAATTCAGGCACTAGAAAAATATCAGCCATAATTAATACAACAGGATTTACAATTAAATCTTCTGATACTACAGATTTTATATTTGATAGATTAGGAATTCCTGTTTTACAAGCCATTTTTTCTACTACAAATAAAACAGTTTGGGAAGAAGGTATGTTTGGTCTTCCACCTACTGATATTGCTATGAATGTAGCTTTACCAGAAATTGATGGAAGAATTATAGGTAGAGCAGTATCTTTTAAAAAAGAGGTTCAAAAAGATGAAATTACCGATAGTACAATCGTAAAATATGAAGCTCACAAACCAGCTTGTGAATTTATGGCGCGATTGGCAAAGAACTGGATTAAATTACAAGAAAAGAAAAATGGAGAAAAACGAGTAGCTGTTATATTACCTAACTATCCCAATAAGGATAGTCGATTGGCTAACGGAGTAGGGTTAGATACACCTGCAAGTTGTACCGTTCTATTAAATGCATTACAAGAAGCGAATTATAATTTAGGAGAACAATTACCACAATCTGGAACAGAGTTAATGCATTGGATTACCCAGGTTACAACCAATGATATTAGCACAACACAAACTCGTCCTCACGCAATTATATATGGTTTATCAGATTTTAAAAAACGATTCGCTAATGTTTCAAAAACATTACAAGAAAAGATAATTGAACAATGGGGAACTCCAGATAATGATCCTTATTTTACAGAAGGAGGTTTTATCGTTTCCGGATTTTTATTAGGAAATATTTTTATAAGTATTCAGCCTTCCAGAGGTTATAATCAAGATCCTCAAGCAATTTATCATTCTCCAGATTTAGCTCCAACATATCAATATTTAGCCTATTATTTCTGGTTACAAGATACATATCAAGCAGATGCTGTGATTCATTTAGGAAAACATGGAAACTTAGAATGGTTGCCAGGAAAAAGTGTGTCTTTAGATCCTAAAACTTGTTTTCCAGCGATGTTATTCGATGCGTTACCGCATTTTTATCCATTTATCATCAATGACCCGGGAGAAGGAACTCAAGCAAAACGAAGAAATCAAGCTGTAATTATAGATCATTTAATTCCACCGATGACAAGAGCTGAAAGTTACGGGAGTTTAATGAAACTAGAGCATTTAGTTGATGAATATTATGAAGCTTCAAATTTAGATCCGAAACGATCAAAAGCTTTAGAGAACGAAATTGCCAATTTGGTTAAAGAAACTAAACTGAATGTTGATTTAGGAATTACTTCGGATGATGTAGATGAACTTTTGGTAAAATTAGATGGATATTTATGTGAATTGAAAGAAGCACAAATTCGTGATGGATTGCATATTTTCGGAAAAGCTCCAGTTGATGAACAATTAATTGATTTATTAATTGCTTTACACAGAATGCCAACTTACGAGCAGAAAGGAATAACACAAGTTTTAGCCGAAGATCTTGGAATAGAACAAAATATTTTAGCATTAGATTATGCTGAAAAATTAGAGATAAAGATTGGTGAAAAAAAATGCAAAACTGTAGGTCAAGTTGTTGAGCAATTAGAGTTTATAGCAAAACAACAACTGATACAATTTTTAGATGCAAATATTTTATCTGAAACATACCCTAAACTAAATGAAGTTTTAGCAATCATAAAACATAAAACCTTAGTTGCTGTACACAACACAACTGAAGAAATTACAAATTTATTAGAAGGATTGAATGGAGCGTATATTCCTTCTGGTCCGTCAGGAGCTCCAACAAGAGGACGTGTAGATTTATTACCAACAGGTCGTAATTTTTATTCAGTTGATGTTCGAACAATTCCTACCGAAACTGCTTTTCGTTTAGGTGAAAAAAGTGCAAAACTAATAATAGATCGTTATATCCAAGAACATGGAGATTATCCCGAAACAATTGGAATTTCTGTTTGGGGAACCTCTACAATGCGAACTGGAGGAGATGATATTGCTCAAGCCTTTGCTTTAATGGGTGTAAAACCAATTTGGAAGAATGCTAATAGAAGAGTAAGCGATTTTGAAGTTATTCCATTACTTAAATTACAACGTCCAAGAGTAGATGTTACATTACGTATTTCTGGTTTTTTTAGAGATGCTTTCCCAGATGTAGTTAATTTATTCAATACTGCTGTAGCTAGAGTTGCTGAGTTAGATGAATCTTTAGAGGAAAACCCGATTCGTAAACGATTTGTAGAAGAATCTAACGATTGGAAAGCAAAAGGTTTAGTTGAGGAAGAAGCTAAACAACGCGCTTTATATCGAGTTTTCGGATCTAAACCAGGCGCCTACGGCGCAGGTTTACAAGCTGTGATTGATGAGAAAAATTGGGAAACACAAGAAGATTTAGCCAAAGTATATATTAATTGGAGTGGTTATGCTTATGGAAATTCTAAGAAAGGTGTTTCAGCACACGAATCATTTACAAACAGGTTGCAAGCGATGCAAATAGTAATGCATAATCAGGATAATAGAGAACATGATATTTTAGATAGTGATGATTATTATCAATTCCAAGGCGGACTAGCAAATGCTGTTGCTACCGTAAAGGGAAGTGAAGCTGAAGTATATTTCGGAGATCATTCAAGGCCAGAAACGCCAAAAGTAAAAACATTAAAAGAAGAGTTGTTAAAAGTATATCGATCAAGGGTGATAAATCCAAAATGGATTGCTGGTGTGCAGCGCCATGGGTATAAGGGAGCTTTTGAAATGGCGGCAACTTTAGATTATTTGTTCGCTTATGATGCAACTACAAACTTGATTGATGATTTTATGTATGAAGGTATCACAGAGCGTTATTTGCTAGATAAAAAAAATAGAACCTTCATTAAAGACAACAATCCGTGGGCGTTAAAAGATATGAGCGAGCGTTTGCTAGAAGCAATTCAACGTGGTATGTGGCAAGAACCTTCAAGCGAAATTAAACAACAACTAGAAGATCTATACCTTGAAGGAGAAGGAATTGTGGAGTAA
- a CDS encoding cobyrinate a,c-diamide synthase produces MAKAFLIAAPWSNSGKTTITLGLARYFSNKNYKVQTFKCGPDYIDTIHHSRAARRSSINLDSIMMSDTHIQEVFTKYTNKADISIVEGVMGLFDGAVKDKGSSAELAKKLNIPVVLVVNAKAMAYTIAPILYGLKTFDPEVKIAGVLFNFVRTESHYAFLKEACETAGIPSLGYIPPSDDIKIPSRHLGLHIEDKFEELIENAASHIGTHTNLKELLNVATSIKKTSIEDTKKQVNLSEKKTLKIAVAKDEAFTFTYVENLAYLKQLGEITFFSPIHDTKLPKADIIYLAGGYPELYLEQLSSNTKMKTAIKNAAENEIKILAECGGMMYLGNQIINGEGDSFTMTGVFDFSTTMEQKKLHLGYRKVVFEDETIWGHEFHYSSMIHDKYNSTAKVYTAREKEIATKVFSYKNVMASYIHLYWGAGNFNWFTKK; encoded by the coding sequence ATGGCAAAGGCATTTTTAATAGCAGCTCCTTGGAGCAACTCAGGAAAAACAACGATAACACTTGGTTTAGCTCGTTACTTTAGTAATAAGAACTATAAAGTACAAACTTTTAAATGCGGACCAGACTATATAGATACAATTCATCATTCCAGAGCAGCTAGAAGATCAAGCATCAACTTAGATAGTATAATGATGTCAGATACGCATATTCAAGAAGTATTCACAAAATATACTAATAAAGCTGACATTTCTATTGTTGAAGGCGTTATGGGATTGTTTGATGGAGCAGTTAAAGACAAAGGAAGCTCGGCTGAATTGGCAAAGAAACTTAATATTCCAGTCGTTCTAGTAGTTAATGCAAAGGCAATGGCCTATACGATTGCTCCAATTTTATATGGATTGAAAACGTTTGATCCTGAAGTTAAAATAGCAGGAGTATTGTTCAATTTTGTGAGAACAGAATCTCATTATGCATTTTTAAAAGAAGCTTGCGAAACCGCTGGAATTCCTTCTTTAGGATATATTCCTCCAAGCGACGATATTAAAATTCCTTCGAGACACTTAGGTTTACATATTGAAGATAAATTCGAAGAATTAATAGAAAACGCAGCAAGTCATATTGGTACACATACTAATCTAAAAGAACTTTTAAATGTTGCGACCTCGATTAAAAAAACTTCGATTGAAGATACAAAGAAACAAGTTAATCTTTCAGAAAAAAAGACTTTAAAAATAGCTGTTGCTAAAGATGAAGCATTTACATTTACTTATGTCGAAAACTTAGCCTATTTAAAACAGTTAGGTGAAATAACGTTTTTTAGTCCAATTCACGATACGAAACTACCTAAGGCTGATATTATTTATTTAGCGGGAGGGTATCCAGAGTTATACTTAGAACAATTAAGTTCGAATACTAAAATGAAAACAGCTATAAAAAATGCTGCTGAAAATGAGATTAAAATTTTGGCAGAATGTGGAGGAATGATGTACTTAGGAAATCAAATTATTAATGGAGAAGGAGATTCTTTCACCATGACAGGAGTTTTTGATTTTAGTACAACAATGGAGCAAAAGAAATTACATTTAGGATATAGAAAAGTTGTTTTTGAAGACGAAACGATTTGGGGGCATGAATTTCATTATTCCTCGATGATTCATGATAAATACAATTCTACAGCAAAAGTTTATACAGCAAGAGAAAAAGAAATAGCAACTAAAGTATTTTCATACAAAAATGTGATGGCAAGTTACATTCATTTGTATTGGGGAGCAGGAAACTTTAATTGGTTTACAAAAAAATAG
- a CDS encoding AAA family ATPase → MQNKINFPFTAIVGQDDFKLCLLLNLIDPTIGGVLATGDKGTGKTTTVRALSQLMGEDFPFVNLPIGATEDRVLGSVNLEALINQKKTIVDKGLLAKSHQGFLYIDEINLLNDYLMDVLLDAAASGGYHLEREGISEWLDSRFCLVGTMNPEEGELRPQLKDRFGLSVAISTPKDIKLRKKIALQRLNFDTNSTEFYEQLKEEESVLRAEIISAKNKLVDVVLTEKVQNEAAKLTVEANVEGLRADILLLKTTRAYAALLGESETTKAMLYKIAPFVLAHRSNDFTPSKDKENSSERTLKEEEKKENKELQQGSNSFQLPENIKNGLQFSIPQASKKKVEALPTNNELVKSPYIAKEADHLAIVKTIKNYIVTRKFTKIYQQISEKASAKIVFLLDTSASMAVDKQLGFVKGIIQKTIASYPSKKIEYAIVVLENSSAKILQYFTTDSKRIQEASYQLKAGGKTNLGSAFLRVFELLKSINTKTVQLFVLTDGKINAGHESPFDFAVKNYKMYLSKLSNTTIVDTENSFVKLGKAKQLAKALNLRYVPFSSL, encoded by the coding sequence ATGCAAAACAAAATTAATTTTCCATTTACAGCAATTGTCGGTCAAGATGATTTTAAATTATGTTTGCTACTGAATCTAATAGATCCAACTATTGGAGGAGTTTTAGCAACTGGAGATAAAGGAACAGGTAAAACAACCACGGTTAGAGCATTAAGTCAATTAATGGGAGAAGATTTTCCGTTTGTAAACTTACCTATTGGCGCAACTGAAGACCGTGTATTAGGAAGTGTAAATTTAGAAGCACTTATTAATCAGAAAAAAACTATTGTAGATAAAGGTTTATTAGCAAAATCACATCAAGGATTTTTATATATAGATGAAATCAACTTGTTGAATGACTACTTAATGGATGTGCTATTAGATGCTGCTGCATCTGGTGGATATCATTTAGAAAGAGAAGGGATCTCTGAATGGTTAGATAGTAGATTTTGCTTAGTTGGTACAATGAATCCTGAAGAAGGAGAATTACGTCCACAGCTAAAAGATAGATTCGGATTAAGTGTTGCTATTTCAACACCAAAAGATATTAAGCTTCGAAAAAAAATAGCATTACAACGTTTAAATTTTGACACGAATTCTACTGAATTTTATGAACAATTAAAAGAAGAAGAATCAGTATTAAGAGCAGAAATTATTTCAGCAAAAAATAAATTAGTAGACGTAGTATTAACAGAAAAAGTACAAAACGAAGCTGCTAAATTAACTGTTGAAGCCAATGTAGAGGGATTAAGAGCAGATATACTTTTATTAAAAACTACTAGAGCTTATGCAGCTTTATTAGGAGAAAGTGAAACTACAAAGGCAATGTTATATAAAATAGCTCCTTTTGTTTTAGCGCATAGAAGTAATGATTTTACTCCGTCAAAGGATAAAGAGAATTCAAGTGAGCGGACTTTAAAAGAAGAAGAGAAGAAAGAAAATAAAGAGCTTCAACAAGGATCAAATTCGTTTCAACTTCCAGAGAATATTAAAAATGGATTACAATTTTCTATTCCGCAGGCGTCAAAAAAAAAAGTAGAAGCACTACCAACGAATAATGAACTTGTAAAAAGTCCATACATTGCTAAAGAAGCAGATCATTTGGCAATTGTTAAGACAATTAAAAATTATATTGTAACTCGAAAGTTTACCAAGATATATCAACAGATTTCTGAGAAAGCATCGGCTAAAATTGTTTTTTTGTTAGACACTAGTGCTTCTATGGCAGTTGATAAACAATTAGGTTTTGTTAAAGGCATTATTCAGAAAACAATAGCTTCTTATCCTTCAAAAAAGATTGAATACGCTATTGTAGTTTTAGAAAATTCATCAGCAAAAATTTTACAATATTTTACTACAGATAGTAAGCGAATTCAAGAAGCTAGTTATCAATTAAAAGCTGGAGGTAAAACAAACTTAGGAAGTGCTTTTTTGAGAGTGTTTGAGTTGTTGAAATCAATAAATACTAAAACCGTACAACTATTTGTATTAACTGACGGAAAAATTAATGCGGGTCATGAAAGTCCATTTGATTTTGCTGTGAAAAATTACAAAATGTATTTGTCTAAATTATCAAATACTACAATTGTAGATACAGAAAACAGTTTTGTGAAACTAGGCAAAGCAAAACAATTGGCCAAAGCTTTAAATTTACGATATGTACCTTTTTCATCTTTATAA